The Stomoxys calcitrans chromosome 3, idStoCalc2.1, whole genome shotgun sequence genome includes a region encoding these proteins:
- the LOC106092070 gene encoding dnaJ homolog subfamily A member 2, with amino-acid sequence MEHLDLYEIIGVSKDATDAEIKKNYRKLAKEFHPDKNPDAGDKFKEISFAYEVLSDPEKRKIYDRYGIKGLQEGADGFSEGNEFFSQWFPFTSMGGGHGRDARGKGAQIVIKLEVTLEEIYNGNVSKTVEYKRTSFCSQCGGDGGPKEAQEKCSHCNGMGRKASYAFMGLTAVETICSACHGHGNIIPEDLRCTSCQGKGLVEENVKREIVIERGAPNMLKIPFFSEGNQGLQGFRGDMVVVLIQAEHPTFERRNNDLLMRNININITQALCGFVHCFKHLDGRNICISTNPGEVIRHGEFKVVPVEGMPLRNNPFDRGDLIVQFSIQFPENHFATPEQLAQLETLLPPREPFVMPPEAEEVQLVEFQPRDEHDTRGAHGGMDDDEEYEGGPHFERVQCQTA; translated from the exons ATGGAACATTTGGATTTGTATGAAATCATTGGCGTTTCCAAAGATGCAACAGATGCTGAAATAAAAAAG AATTATCGAAAATTGGCCAAAGAATTTCATCCTGACAAAAATCCAGATGCTGGTGATAAGTTTAAGGAAATCTCATTTGCCTACGAAGTACTGTCTGATCCGGAAAAACGCAAAATATATGATCGTTATGGCATAAAAGGTCTGCAGGAGGGTGCCGATGGTTTTAGCGAAGGCAATGAATTCTTTTCACAATGGTTTCCGTTTACCTCTATGGGCGGCGGCCATGGTCGTGATGCAAGAGGGAAAGGCGCCCAGATAGTTATAAAGCTTGAAGTGACCCTAGAAGAGATATATAATGGAAATGTTTCAAAAACTGTCGAATATAAACGTACATCATTCTGTTCTCAGTGTGGTGGTGATGGCGGCCCAAAAGAAGCCCAAGAAAAGTGTAGCCACTGCAATGGCATGGGCAGAAAAGCAAGTTATGCGTTTATGGGACTAACGGCTgttgaaacg ATCTGTTCGGCTTGTCATGGACACGGTAATATAATACCAGAGGATCTGCGTTGTACTTCGTGTCAAGGCAAAGGTTTGGTAGAGGAAAATGTCAAACGTGAAATTGTCATTGAAAGAGGTGCACCTAACATGTTGAAGATACCATTCTTCTCTGAGGGCAATCAAGGGCTACAAGGTTTCCGCGGAGACATGGTAGTAGTGTTGATCCAGGCCGAACATCCCACATTCGAACGTCGCAACAATGACCTATTAATGCGTAATATTAACATTAACATAACCCAAGCGCTGTGTGGCTTCGTACATTGTTTCAAACATTTGGATGGACGCAACATTTGCATTTCCACAAATCCCGGTGAGGTGATACGTCACGGTGAATTTAAAGTGGTGCCCGTTGAAGGCATGCCCTTGCGTAATAATCCTTTCGATCGTGGCGATCTGATTGTGCAATTTTCCAtacaatttcccgaaaatcattTTGCCACACCCGAACAGTTGGCCCAACTGGAAACACTGTTGCCACCACGAGAACCATTCGTAATGCCACCAGAAGCCGAAGAAGTGCAATTAGTGGAATTTCAGCCCAGAGATGAGCACGATACGCGTGGCGCTCATGGTGGTATGGATGATGATGAGGAATACGAGGGCGGTCCACATTTCGAAAGGGTGCAATGCCAAACCGCCTAA